A genomic region of Thermococcus sp. JdF3 contains the following coding sequences:
- a CDS encoding pyruvoyl-dependent arginine decarboxylase, with product MSWTTPKRAFIGAAAAEGGTKLNAFDNALLKLGIGNVNLVRLSSVIPAHIEWIDEVHDVPIGMLLPTVYAHIESDEPGMTISAALGIGISENNEGGLIYEYSGYCTKEEAEEMVRKMVEEGFAVRGWKLAEFKVASASITVKDKPAAALAVVVMFPY from the coding sequence ATGAGCTGGACAACTCCCAAGAGGGCTTTTATAGGTGCCGCCGCCGCAGAGGGCGGAACCAAGCTGAACGCATTTGACAACGCACTCCTCAAGCTGGGCATAGGGAACGTTAACCTCGTCAGGCTGAGCAGCGTCATTCCGGCGCACATAGAGTGGATCGACGAGGTTCACGACGTCCCCATAGGCATGCTCCTCCCGACGGTCTACGCCCACATCGAGAGCGACGAGCCGGGGATGACCATAAGCGCCGCCCTTGGAATCGGCATCAGCGAGAACAACGAGGGCGGTCTCATCTACGAGTACAGCGGCTACTGCACGAAGGAAGAGGCCGAAGAGATGGTAAGGAAGATGGTTGAGGAGGGCTTCGCCGTCCGCGGCTGGAAGCTGGCGGAGTTTAAGGTCGCCAGCGCTAGCATAACCGTCAAAGACAAGCCCGCCGCGGCGCTGGCCGTCGTGGTGATGTTCCCCTACTGA
- a CDS encoding UbiA family prenyltransferase, with product MLRAVIRNARIPDGRAFVGMGLLGLAFSLENSPDYTRLVMFLISLVLYVAYAFAINNCFDADTDSINPRKREKNPVASGELSFGAGIASSLAMALLGLGLAGRLGAGELVVYASMILLATAYSAPPRLKARPVVDVLSHGAFFGALPFLYGAYFDGSITVEEWGIAAAVFLYSLALELRNHLEDYESDLKAGLRTTPIVIGKGLSETLVIAFSAGAVGLALAGVQPTLGLLGATIYGLRTNYRLMDAAMVAVLIFRASGVV from the coding sequence ATGCTCCGCGCGGTTATCAGAAACGCTCGAATCCCCGATGGGCGGGCGTTCGTAGGCATGGGGCTCCTGGGACTCGCGTTCAGTCTGGAGAACAGCCCCGATTACACCCGTTTGGTCATGTTCCTGATTTCGCTCGTCCTCTACGTGGCCTATGCCTTCGCGATAAACAACTGCTTTGACGCGGATACCGACTCGATAAACCCGAGAAAGAGGGAGAAAAACCCCGTGGCCAGCGGAGAGCTGAGCTTTGGGGCGGGGATTGCCTCTTCCCTCGCCATGGCGCTGCTGGGACTGGGGCTTGCCGGCAGGCTGGGGGCGGGAGAGCTGGTGGTGTACGCATCGATGATCCTGCTGGCAACCGCTTACTCGGCCCCACCGAGGCTCAAGGCGCGGCCGGTGGTGGACGTCCTCTCCCACGGGGCATTCTTCGGGGCCCTGCCCTTCCTCTACGGGGCCTACTTCGACGGCTCAATCACCGTGGAGGAGTGGGGCATCGCCGCGGCGGTGTTCCTCTACTCACTCGCCCTTGAGCTGAGGAACCACCTTGAGGACTACGAGAGCGACCTCAAAGCCGGCCTCAGGACGACGCCGATAGTCATCGGCAAAGGGCTCTCCGAAACCCTCGTCATCGCATTTTCGGCCGGGGCGGTAGGTCTGGCCCTCGCGGGAGTCCAACCAACCCTGGGTCTGCTCGGGGCCACAATTTACGGTCTCCGCACCAATTACAGGCTGATGGACGCTGCGATGGTCGCGGTCCTGATTTTCAGGGCATCAGGGGTGGTCTGA
- the speE gene encoding polyamine aminopropyltransferase — MGYNEKERAFIEWYPRGYGVGFKVKQRLFETQTEYQRLEIYETEGFGKLLVLDGTVQLVEVGEESYHEVLVHPVMLAHPNPRRVLVIGGGDGGTLREVLKHGTVEKATMVEIDDGVVEASYIYLDVAKDLLDRLLKGEEPRAELIIGDGVKYLRESDGRFDAIIVDSTDPVGPAKLLFSEEFYRSAYEKLNEKGLYITQAGSVYLFTNELLDAYRAMKRVFDRVYYFSFPVIGYASPWSFLVGVKGDIDFRKVDTRRAEKLGLYYYDPERHETLFQMPKYVRDLLERA, encoded by the coding sequence ATGGGATACAACGAGAAGGAAAGGGCGTTCATCGAATGGTACCCTCGCGGTTACGGCGTTGGCTTCAAGGTCAAGCAGCGCCTATTTGAGACGCAGACCGAGTACCAGCGCCTTGAGATTTACGAAACAGAGGGCTTCGGAAAGCTGCTCGTCCTCGACGGGACGGTTCAGCTCGTTGAGGTCGGCGAGGAGAGCTACCACGAGGTTCTCGTTCACCCGGTCATGCTCGCGCACCCGAACCCGAGGAGAGTGCTCGTCATAGGGGGAGGCGACGGCGGCACGCTGAGGGAGGTCCTCAAGCACGGGACGGTGGAGAAGGCGACGATGGTGGAGATAGACGACGGCGTGGTGGAGGCCTCATACATCTACCTCGACGTGGCGAAGGACCTCCTCGACAGGCTCCTGAAGGGGGAGGAGCCGAGGGCCGAGCTCATAATCGGCGACGGCGTAAAGTACCTGCGGGAGAGCGACGGGCGCTTCGACGCCATAATAGTGGACTCCACCGACCCCGTTGGTCCGGCGAAGCTCCTGTTCAGCGAGGAGTTCTACCGCTCGGCCTACGAAAAGCTCAACGAGAAAGGGCTCTACATCACCCAGGCCGGGAGCGTCTACCTCTTCACCAACGAGCTCCTCGATGCTTACAGGGCGATGAAGAGGGTCTTCGACAGGGTTTACTACTTCAGCTTCCCGGTGATAGGCTACGCCTCGCCCTGGAGCTTTCTGGTGGGGGTTAAGGGCGACATTGATTTCAGAAAGGTGGACACCAGGCGGGCAGAAAAGCTCGGCCTCTACTACTACGACCCGGAGAGGCACGAGACGCTCTTCCAGATGCCGAAGTACGTCAGGGACCTCCTTGAGAGGGCCTGA
- a CDS encoding creatininase family protein, giving the protein MRMEELTWPDFDGVKRRVDTVVIPVGSVEAHGRHLPLGTDTFAPLEIAKRVDERVRELGRDVLIAPPVWYGHTFVLNVYPGTINVGGDAFKAYMHGIMREFAAEGFRRIVLLNGHGGNYSPLVLAAEEVAEEFPDVEVWLINWWIDFREDVLSICSSQGHAGQDETSVILAIRPELVKMERAAGEKSKSKVRRIRRDIGLELFPDGVNDDPSLATAEKGEAILSVVSEKIARLLVGER; this is encoded by the coding sequence ATGAGAATGGAGGAACTCACCTGGCCGGATTTTGATGGGGTTAAACGACGGGTTGATACCGTTGTTATCCCCGTTGGGAGCGTTGAAGCCCACGGGAGACACCTCCCACTGGGGACCGACACCTTCGCCCCGCTCGAGATAGCGAAGCGCGTGGACGAGAGGGTCAGGGAGCTTGGCCGCGATGTTCTGATAGCCCCCCCAGTCTGGTACGGACACACGTTCGTTCTCAACGTTTACCCCGGAACGATAAACGTGGGGGGCGATGCCTTCAAAGCATACATGCACGGAATAATGCGCGAGTTTGCGGCCGAGGGGTTCAGAAGGATAGTCCTCCTCAACGGGCACGGCGGCAACTACTCGCCGCTGGTTCTGGCGGCGGAAGAGGTGGCCGAGGAGTTTCCCGATGTTGAGGTCTGGCTCATCAACTGGTGGATAGACTTCAGGGAGGACGTTCTTTCGATATGCTCGAGCCAGGGGCACGCTGGCCAGGACGAGACCTCGGTCATCCTGGCCATAAGGCCGGAGCTCGTTAAGATGGAGCGGGCCGCAGGAGAGAAGAGCAAATCAAAGGTAAGGCGCATAAGGAGAGACATCGGTCTGGAGCTGTTCCCCGACGGGGTGAACGACGACCCATCCCTCGCCACCGCCGAGAAGGGAGAGGCCATACTCAGCGTGGTGAGTGAGAAGATAGCCCGCCTGCTGGTGGGTGAACGATAA
- a CDS encoding acetate--CoA ligase family protein, with protein sequence MTFDYFFKPKAIAVIGASNDPLKLGYEVFKNLKDYKDGKVYPVNVKDEVVQGVKAYKNVKDIPDEVDLAVVVVPKRFVKGTVEDCGEKGVKGIILITAGFGEVGEEGKREERELVEIAHKYGMRIVGPNCVGIMNTHNAMNATFVTNAKKGDIAFISQSGALGAGIIYKTVKEGIGFSKFVSIGNMADVDFAEFMEYLADTEEDKAIALYIEGLKNGRAFMEIAKRATRKKPVIVLKAGKSESGARAASSHTGSLAGSYKIYEAAFKQSGIIVADTIDDMLSMARAFTQPLPKGTRVAIMTNAGGPGVLTADEIDKRGLKLANLEEETIEGLRSFLPPMAAVKNPVDMIASARGEDYYKTAKLLLEDPNVDMLISICVVPTFAGMTPTEHAEGVVRAVKEVNNGKPVLGLFMAGYVSEPAKEVLEKAGIPSYERPEDAAAAAYALVEFAKAKGVLKEEE encoded by the coding sequence ATGACGTTTGATTACTTCTTCAAGCCAAAGGCCATAGCGGTTATCGGAGCATCCAACGACCCGCTCAAGCTTGGCTATGAGGTCTTCAAGAACCTCAAGGATTACAAAGACGGCAAGGTTTATCCTGTGAACGTCAAGGACGAGGTCGTTCAGGGCGTCAAGGCTTACAAGAACGTGAAGGACATTCCGGACGAGGTTGACCTGGCCGTTGTCGTCGTTCCGAAGCGCTTCGTCAAGGGCACGGTAGAGGACTGCGGCGAGAAGGGCGTCAAGGGAATAATCCTCATCACGGCGGGCTTCGGTGAGGTCGGCGAGGAGGGCAAGAGGGAGGAGCGCGAGCTCGTTGAGATAGCCCACAAATACGGCATGCGCATAGTCGGCCCCAACTGTGTCGGTATAATGAACACCCACAACGCCATGAACGCCACCTTCGTGACCAACGCGAAGAAGGGAGACATAGCCTTCATAAGCCAGAGCGGTGCCCTCGGAGCGGGCATAATCTACAAGACCGTCAAGGAAGGAATAGGCTTCTCCAAGTTCGTCAGCATAGGCAACATGGCGGATGTTGACTTCGCCGAGTTTATGGAGTATTTGGCAGACACGGAGGAGGACAAAGCAATCGCGCTCTACATTGAGGGCCTGAAGAACGGAAGGGCTTTCATGGAGATAGCCAAGCGCGCCACCAGGAAGAAGCCGGTCATCGTCCTCAAAGCTGGCAAGAGCGAGAGCGGAGCGAGAGCGGCATCTTCCCACACGGGTTCGCTCGCGGGTTCCTACAAGATATACGAGGCGGCCTTCAAGCAGAGCGGAATAATCGTCGCGGACACGATAGACGACATGCTCAGCATGGCCCGCGCTTTCACCCAGCCCCTGCCAAAGGGAACCCGCGTCGCCATAATGACCAACGCCGGCGGACCGGGAGTTCTCACCGCGGATGAGATAGACAAGCGTGGGCTGAAGCTGGCCAACCTCGAAGAGGAGACCATCGAGGGACTTCGCTCGTTCCTTCCGCCGATGGCGGCAGTCAAGAACCCGGTCGACATGATAGCCTCCGCCAGGGGAGAGGACTACTACAAAACGGCAAAGCTTCTCCTCGAAGACCCCAACGTTGACATGCTCATAAGCATCTGTGTCGTCCCGACCTTCGCGGGCATGACGCCGACTGAGCACGCGGAGGGCGTCGTGAGGGCGGTTAAGGAGGTCAACAACGGCAAGCCGGTTCTCGGTCTGTTCATGGCAGGCTACGTGAGCGAGCCCGCGAAGGAGGTTCTCGAGAAGGCAGGCATTCCGAGCTACGAGAGGCCGGAGGACGCGGCCGCCGCGGCTTATGCCCTCGTGGAGTTTGCAAAGGCTAAGGGAGTTTTGAAGGAAGAGGAATGA
- a CDS encoding cell wall-binding repeat-containing protein translates to MVKRAVALTLILLVFSSFMLPLSSAQDTKEGPKYDLIIVRNDDLIDYIIALPYAKMLDVPILPVNREELDPGTIAQLQSYAQFGWNHVLIIGDSQAISDRVQDELLKMGFIVERIGGAVRTETAAKLALHFYPNGHDTVVVASSSDYGSALAAARWAMIYGYPFLLTQEDALSDSTADAIQKLHPDLVELMGAGMSKDVQRKIEAMGYQTYWVRENLEIEIPSQPKETNWVMIAAAVLLSLAVAVPVSLYYAKKKWFANRVPIEVLTEKERIVVNAILEKGGTVKQEELPELTGYSRPTISRIIQELEKKQLVEREKVGKTFIVKLTKEIIIRD, encoded by the coding sequence ATGGTTAAACGGGCCGTTGCTCTGACGCTCATCCTGCTGGTGTTCTCATCCTTCATGCTTCCTCTCTCCTCCGCACAGGATACGAAGGAGGGGCCAAAGTACGACCTTATAATCGTGAGAAACGATGATTTAATCGATTATATCATTGCTCTCCCCTACGCCAAGATGCTGGACGTCCCGATACTGCCCGTGAACCGCGAGGAACTCGACCCTGGAACGATCGCCCAGCTCCAGAGCTACGCCCAGTTCGGCTGGAACCACGTCCTTATAATCGGTGACTCACAGGCCATCAGCGACAGGGTTCAGGATGAGCTCCTTAAGATGGGCTTCATAGTCGAGAGGATAGGCGGCGCGGTCAGGACGGAAACGGCGGCAAAGCTGGCGCTGCACTTCTATCCCAACGGACACGACACGGTCGTCGTCGCCAGCTCCAGCGACTACGGCTCGGCCCTCGCTGCAGCGAGGTGGGCCATGATATACGGTTACCCCTTCCTCCTGACCCAGGAGGATGCCCTCTCCGACTCAACCGCCGACGCCATACAGAAGCTCCACCCGGATCTCGTCGAGCTCATGGGCGCTGGCATGTCCAAGGACGTCCAGAGGAAGATAGAGGCGATGGGCTACCAGACCTACTGGGTCCGTGAGAACCTTGAGATAGAGATACCCTCCCAGCCCAAGGAGACCAACTGGGTGATGATAGCGGCCGCGGTGCTGCTCTCACTGGCCGTGGCGGTTCCGGTTTCGCTCTACTACGCCAAGAAGAAGTGGTTCGCCAACAGGGTGCCCATAGAGGTGCTGACCGAGAAGGAGCGCATAGTCGTGAACGCCATACTCGAAAAGGGCGGTACGGTCAAGCAGGAGGAGCTGCCGGAGCTGACGGGCTACTCGAGGCCGACGATAAGCAGGATCATCCAGGAGCTGGAGAAGAAGCAGCTGGTCGAGAGGGAGAAGGTTGGGAAGACCTTCATCGTGAAGCTCACGAAGGAAATAATAATCAGGGACTAA
- a CDS encoding metal-dependent hydrolase: MVKVRFLGHAAFLIEGSKKILIDPFLTGNPAAAVKPEDVEADLILVTHAHGDHIGDAAAIARRTGAKIVAMYDLANYLVESEGGITTIGMNYGPTEVDGVKIVQVPAWHSSSDGKYSIGSACGYIIELDGVRIYHAGDTFVFRDMELFAELYGPIDVALLPIGGHFTMGIREAAKAVEFLKPRKVVPMHYNTWPPIAADPGEFRRLVGDKAEVVVLEPGETLEL, translated from the coding sequence ATGGTGAAGGTGAGGTTTCTGGGCCACGCTGCCTTTCTGATAGAGGGGAGCAAGAAAATCCTGATAGACCCGTTCCTGACGGGCAATCCTGCCGCCGCAGTCAAGCCTGAGGATGTTGAGGCGGACCTGATACTCGTGACCCACGCCCACGGCGATCACATCGGTGATGCGGCGGCGATAGCCAGGAGAACCGGGGCGAAGATAGTCGCCATGTACGACCTAGCCAACTACCTCGTTGAGAGCGAGGGCGGCATAACCACCATCGGCATGAACTACGGTCCGACGGAGGTTGACGGGGTCAAGATCGTCCAGGTTCCGGCCTGGCACTCCAGCAGCGACGGCAAGTACAGCATAGGAAGCGCCTGCGGCTACATAATCGAGCTTGACGGCGTCAGGATTTACCACGCCGGTGATACGTTTGTCTTCAGGGACATGGAGCTCTTCGCCGAGCTCTACGGGCCGATAGACGTTGCCCTGCTTCCGATAGGCGGCCACTTCACGATGGGAATCCGGGAGGCAGCAAAGGCAGTCGAGTTCCTGAAGCCCAGGAAAGTCGTGCCGATGCACTACAACACCTGGCCCCCTATAGCGGCGGACCCCGGGGAGTTCAGGAGGCTTGTTGGGGACAAAGCTGAAGTTGTAGTCCTTGAACCCGGCGAAACCCTGGAGCTTTGA
- a CDS encoding nucleotide-binding protein — MVEVAELKAVIFHDRDGTRYYRCPRCGMLFRTSKDYTRHVNRAHGHLFRK; from the coding sequence GTGGTGGAAGTGGCGGAGCTGAAGGCGGTTATATTCCACGACCGCGACGGCACCCGCTACTACCGCTGCCCGCGCTGCGGAATGCTCTTCAGAACATCCAAGGACTACACCAGGCACGTGAACAGGGCCCACGGGCACCTGTTCAGGAAGTGA
- a CDS encoding glycosyltransferase family 4 protein yields MRIALVSDWYYPKVGGVASHMHSLALKLSERGHEVAIVTNDRKTGKEKELEAEGIELIKIPGVISPVLEVNLSYSLKSTGELNEFLEDFDVIHSHHAFTPLALKAAKAGREMGKATILTTHSISFAHESRLWEALGLTFPLFSRYLKYPHEIIAVSRAAEAFIRHFTDAPVRVIPNGVDDDVFRPLSDREKERVKEEVGIEGDVVLYVSRMSPRKGPHVLLNAFSGITDATLVMAGSGEMLPFLRAQAKFLGIEDRVRFLGYVDGSLLPRLFGMADVFVLPSTTAEAFGIVILEAMAAGVPVVATDVGGIPEIIRNSESGLLVSPGNELELRNAIQKLLLDEGIRRWFGSNGRKAVEERYSWRRVTESVEKAYEDALQSV; encoded by the coding sequence TTGCGGATAGCGCTGGTGAGTGACTGGTACTACCCCAAAGTGGGCGGCGTCGCGAGCCACATGCACAGCCTGGCACTGAAGCTCAGTGAGAGGGGCCACGAGGTCGCGATAGTCACGAACGACAGGAAAACGGGGAAGGAGAAAGAGCTGGAGGCTGAGGGGATTGAACTCATAAAAATCCCAGGGGTCATCAGCCCGGTCCTTGAGGTGAACCTCTCCTACAGCCTGAAATCCACGGGAGAGCTAAACGAGTTCCTGGAGGATTTCGACGTTATCCACTCGCACCACGCCTTCACCCCTCTGGCCCTTAAGGCCGCGAAGGCAGGCAGGGAGATGGGAAAGGCCACCATCCTCACAACCCACAGCATCTCCTTCGCCCACGAATCCAGGCTCTGGGAGGCCCTCGGTCTGACGTTCCCCCTCTTCAGCAGGTACCTGAAGTATCCCCACGAGATAATAGCCGTCAGCAGGGCGGCGGAGGCGTTCATAAGGCACTTCACTGACGCTCCGGTGAGAGTCATCCCTAACGGAGTGGACGATGACGTCTTCAGGCCCCTCAGCGACAGGGAAAAGGAGCGTGTTAAGGAGGAGGTCGGCATCGAGGGAGACGTTGTCCTCTACGTGAGCAGGATGTCGCCGAGAAAGGGCCCCCACGTCCTCTTAAACGCCTTCTCAGGAATAACCGACGCAACGCTCGTCATGGCGGGTTCCGGAGAGATGCTCCCGTTTCTGAGGGCACAGGCGAAGTTTCTCGGGATAGAGGACAGGGTTCGTTTCCTGGGATACGTTGACGGCTCCCTCCTCCCGAGGCTCTTCGGCATGGCCGACGTCTTCGTGCTTCCCTCCACCACGGCGGAGGCCTTCGGGATAGTAATCCTGGAGGCCATGGCCGCGGGGGTTCCAGTGGTTGCCACGGACGTTGGGGGAATCCCGGAGATAATCAGAAACAGCGAGAGCGGGCTTCTGGTTTCCCCGGGCAACGAACTCGAGCTGAGGAACGCAATTCAAAAACTCCTCCTCGACGAGGGCATCAGGAGATGGTTTGGAAGCAACGGAAGAAAAGCCGTCGAGGAGCGCTACTCATGGAGGAGGGTTACCGAGAGCGTAGAAAAGGCTTATGAGGATGCACTGCAAAGTGTTTAA
- the iorA gene encoding indolepyruvate ferredoxin oxidoreductase subunit alpha, whose translation MAKVTDMVLWDKPGEKVILLGNQAIARGALEANIAVFAAYPGTPSSELTDTMAMVAKKAGVYMEYSTNEKVAFETALSAAWSGLRAMTAMKHVGLNVAADTFMSAVGMGVEGGFVIMVADDPSMWSSQNEQDTRVYAKFANVPVLEPSDPMEAKEMTKYAFELSEKFKHFVILRTTTRTSHARGDIVLGELPEEIKQGKRKFGNFKKDPNRFVDIPANSRRFHPQILEKIEKIREELNECPFNWIEGDESAKVGIIAPGLAYSYVKEALHWLGVENVKVLKLGTPFPLPYGLLEKFLDGLEKVLIVEELEPVVEEQVKTWAYDKGLKIPIHGKDLVPRVYEMTTRRAVEAIAKFLGLETPVNFEELDEKYEKVKGMVPPRPPSLCPACPHRNTFYAIKKAATPRAIFPSDIGCYTLGVLPPLKAVDTTVAMGGSIGVAHGLSIALNGSVAEEEHKRGKEKKVIVATIGDSTFFHTGLPALANAIYNRSNVLIVVVDNLVTAMTGDQPNPGTGDTPHGPGKQIKIEEVAKALGADFVEVVDPYDIKATVETMKRALQVEGVSVVVTRRVCALHRIGELRRARIQWPIYQVNEEKCTGCKICINAYGCPAIYWDAETGKAKIDELMCWGCGGCAQICPFDAFEKVREGEI comes from the coding sequence ATGGCGAAGGTTACCGACATGGTTTTGTGGGACAAGCCCGGGGAGAAGGTTATACTCCTCGGCAACCAGGCCATAGCCAGGGGTGCCCTCGAGGCCAACATAGCCGTTTTTGCGGCCTATCCCGGAACCCCGAGTTCAGAGCTTACCGACACAATGGCCATGGTCGCCAAGAAGGCCGGCGTCTACATGGAGTACTCCACCAACGAGAAGGTCGCCTTTGAAACTGCCCTTTCAGCGGCATGGAGTGGCCTCAGGGCCATGACGGCCATGAAGCACGTTGGACTGAACGTCGCGGCAGACACCTTCATGAGCGCCGTTGGAATGGGCGTCGAGGGCGGATTCGTCATAATGGTCGCCGACGACCCGAGCATGTGGAGCAGCCAGAACGAGCAGGACACGAGGGTTTACGCGAAGTTCGCCAACGTTCCCGTTCTCGAACCCAGCGACCCGATGGAAGCCAAGGAGATGACGAAGTACGCCTTCGAGCTGAGCGAGAAGTTCAAGCACTTCGTCATCCTGAGGACGACCACCAGAACGTCGCACGCCAGGGGAGACATCGTCCTCGGGGAGCTGCCCGAGGAGATAAAGCAGGGCAAGAGGAAGTTTGGAAACTTCAAGAAGGACCCGAACAGGTTCGTCGACATACCCGCCAACTCGAGGCGCTTCCACCCGCAGATACTCGAGAAGATAGAGAAGATACGCGAGGAGCTCAACGAGTGCCCGTTCAACTGGATAGAGGGCGACGAGAGCGCCAAGGTTGGTATCATCGCTCCGGGACTTGCCTACTCCTACGTGAAGGAGGCCCTTCACTGGCTCGGCGTCGAGAACGTAAAGGTCCTCAAGCTCGGAACCCCGTTCCCCCTCCCGTACGGCCTGCTTGAGAAGTTCCTCGACGGTCTTGAGAAGGTTCTCATCGTTGAGGAGCTCGAGCCGGTCGTCGAGGAGCAGGTCAAGACCTGGGCCTACGACAAGGGCCTGAAAATCCCGATCCACGGAAAGGACCTCGTGCCGAGAGTTTATGAGATGACCACCAGGAGGGCCGTTGAGGCAATAGCAAAGTTCCTCGGCCTTGAGACCCCTGTGAACTTCGAGGAGCTCGATGAGAAGTATGAGAAGGTTAAAGGAATGGTTCCGCCGAGGCCGCCGAGCCTCTGTCCGGCGTGCCCGCACAGGAACACCTTCTACGCCATAAAGAAGGCCGCCACGCCGCGCGCCATATTCCCAAGCGACATAGGCTGTTACACCCTTGGTGTCCTCCCGCCGCTCAAGGCCGTTGACACGACAGTCGCGATGGGCGGTTCAATCGGAGTTGCCCACGGCCTCAGCATAGCCCTCAACGGTTCCGTTGCAGAGGAGGAGCACAAGAGGGGTAAGGAGAAGAAGGTCATCGTCGCCACCATAGGTGACTCGACGTTCTTCCACACCGGCCTTCCCGCCCTGGCCAACGCGATCTACAACCGCTCCAACGTCCTCATAGTCGTCGTTGACAACCTCGTCACGGCAATGACCGGTGACCAGCCGAACCCGGGAACCGGCGACACCCCGCACGGACCCGGCAAGCAGATAAAGATCGAGGAGGTCGCCAAGGCGCTCGGCGCCGACTTCGTCGAGGTCGTCGACCCGTACGACATCAAGGCGACCGTCGAGACCATGAAGAGGGCCCTCCAGGTCGAGGGAGTGAGCGTCGTCGTCACCAGGCGCGTCTGTGCCCTCCACAGGATAGGAGAGCTCAGAAGGGCCAGGATACAGTGGCCAATCTACCAGGTCAACGAGGAGAAGTGTACCGGCTGTAAGATATGTATCAACGCCTACGGCTGTCCGGCAATCTACTGGGACGCCGAGACCGGAAAGGCCAAGATAGACGAGCTCATGTGCTGGGGCTGCGGCGGATGTGCGCAGATCTGTCCGTTCGACGCCTTTGAGAAGGTCAGGGAGGGAGAGATATGA
- a CDS encoding sodium/proline symporter, which yields MSGDSIVEGQTQILIVLVLYLSFLIGFGVYQGRKAKSGKDFAIAGRQLPGWIAALSERATGESAWALLGLPGFAYAAGLSAIWVAVGCVAGIIVAWTVFAGRLRREAEKYDATTFIDYIARRHSDAEKWIRILGSVTVVFFFFFYVGAQFLGGGKTLNALFGVDPKIGMLITAVIILPYTVLGGLKSVAYTDTVQAIVMILTLTIAPIVGLVYIANHPDVFAHSVSSALEMSGPEYSTILGGLVDGAAFVFVIAEFSWFFGYLGGMPQLSIRFMAIKDEKNAKLARNVGVSWTILAYIGALFIGWIGIAIFGPTGLEDQEAVMPSVMLKLFPPFLAAIFITGAIAAMLSTADSLLILSATELSENLLKPFVYKEDFDPKRSLKLSRITTVALGVIALVTAYLVPSKLIYTIVGYTWAGIGDTFSVIAIMTLFWKRFHGRAVPPTIVTGLLFTIFWISSGLEKVVSARLMTFIVTAVVAVISTYALKPKEAATTA from the coding sequence ATGAGCGGTGATTCAATAGTGGAGGGCCAGACTCAAATACTGATTGTTCTGGTTCTGTACCTTTCGTTTTTGATAGGGTTCGGAGTTTATCAGGGACGGAAGGCAAAGAGCGGCAAGGACTTCGCCATCGCGGGCAGGCAGCTTCCGGGCTGGATAGCGGCGCTCTCAGAGCGCGCCACAGGTGAATCCGCGTGGGCACTATTGGGCCTCCCGGGCTTCGCCTATGCCGCAGGTCTCTCGGCGATATGGGTTGCAGTTGGCTGTGTGGCCGGTATCATCGTGGCGTGGACCGTCTTCGCCGGAAGGCTCAGGAGGGAGGCAGAGAAGTACGATGCAACAACGTTCATCGACTACATCGCCAGGCGCCACTCCGACGCCGAGAAGTGGATAAGAATCCTTGGCAGTGTTACTGTGGTGTTCTTCTTTTTCTTCTACGTCGGCGCCCAGTTCCTCGGCGGCGGAAAGACGCTGAACGCCCTCTTCGGCGTTGATCCAAAGATAGGAATGCTGATAACCGCGGTGATAATTCTGCCGTACACCGTCCTCGGAGGCCTCAAGAGCGTCGCGTACACGGACACCGTCCAGGCGATAGTCATGATACTCACCCTCACCATAGCGCCAATAGTCGGTCTCGTCTACATCGCCAACCACCCGGATGTTTTCGCCCACTCCGTTTCCAGCGCCCTGGAGATGTCCGGGCCCGAGTACTCCACAATCCTCGGCGGCCTCGTCGACGGCGCCGCGTTCGTCTTTGTCATAGCCGAGTTCTCCTGGTTCTTCGGCTACCTCGGTGGAATGCCCCAGCTCAGCATCAGGTTCATGGCAATCAAGGACGAGAAGAACGCCAAACTCGCCAGGAACGTCGGCGTCAGCTGGACCATACTGGCCTACATCGGTGCCCTCTTCATAGGATGGATTGGAATAGCCATCTTCGGCCCGACCGGCCTCGAGGACCAGGAGGCCGTCATGCCCTCGGTCATGCTGAAGCTGTTCCCGCCATTCCTCGCGGCGATATTCATAACCGGTGCCATAGCGGCCATGCTCTCCACGGCTGACTCTCTGCTCATACTCTCCGCCACCGAGCTCTCGGAGAACCTGCTCAAGCCCTTCGTCTACAAGGAGGACTTCGACCCGAAGAGGAGCCTCAAGCTTTCGAGGATCACCACCGTCGCCCTGGGTGTCATAGCACTCGTTACCGCATACCTCGTGCCCTCAAAGCTCATCTACACCATCGTCGGCTACACCTGGGCTGGAATAGGCGACACCTTCTCCGTGATAGCCATAATGACGCTGTTCTGGAAGAGGTTCCACGGAAGGGCCGTCCCGCCGACCATCGTAACGGGACTGCTGTTCACCATCTTCTGGATCAGCTCGGGGCTTGAGAAGGTCGTCTCGGCAAGGCTCATGACCTTCATCGTGACCGCTGTGGTTGCGGTGATATCGACCTACGCCCTGAAGCCCAAGGAGGCAGCCACCACCGCCTGA